The Alphaproteobacteria bacterium US3C007 genomic interval AAGCGGATGAAGCCACTGTATCCGTCGCTGCAGAGTAATCCGTTGCATAGCGGAATTATAGAAAAAGGCTGGCGGTTTTTAAAGCTGCCATCTCAAACAGCCATGGTTGCTTCGTCCACAAAGCTGCCGGTCGCTGTGCGCTGCACAAAGGTCTGCTTTGTGGACAAAGCGCGGTTTCGTGGCATCCGGAATAAAGCCGCGCGCTCTGATCTATGTGATACATGCTTAATGACGCAATTTTAAAAATTGAGCGTTTCGCGCTTTAGCTCGGAAATTAGGAACTCAGCGGTTACTTTGATTTTTTGAAGGCGGAACTTGGGTGGATGGTAAAGCAGATACATCGCCATTTTTGTATCTCCGCTGGTTGAAAGAGGGCCGTCCTCAAGATCGATTGCCTGTAGGCGTCCATCAGCGAGTTCTGCCGCAACCGCCCAATTGGGAAGAAGTGCAAGCCCTCGCCCTTCTATCACATTCTCCATAAGTGAGGGTCCATGATTGCTGACAAATACTGGTGCCAGATCTATTGTCTTCCACGTTTCGTTCTTAGATATTTGCCACTTTAACACACCATGTGGCGTGCGATACATAACAACGGGGTGTTGATTAAGCTGATCTGACGACTGAGGAGCGCCGTGTTCGGAGATATAGTCGGGTGACGCCACCAATATAAATCGATGTTCACCCAAACGCCGCGCGACAACTTGCTCTGGCAATTCTGCGGCCGCGCGAATTGCAATATCTGCATCGTTATTCGAAAGATTGAGCATCTGGTCCGTGATATTCAAATCAAACAATATTTCTGGGTATAAACGTCGCAATCGTTGCAATGCGGGAAATACGTATAACTCGGCATATCCAGGCATGGCGGTAATGCGTACGTTTCCTGTTGGTGCAGAAGATTGAGCCTTCACCATCTCATCTGCCAAATCAATTGACTGCAATGCTGTTTTGATTTCGCTCAGATAGACCTTTCCTAGCTCAGTGAGACTGACCGACCGCGTTGTTCGAATAAACAAAGCTGCGCCAAGATCAACCTCCAAATCTTTTATACGCCGGGAAACAGAGGAAGACGGTACACCAAAATGATTGGCTGTTTCGCTGAAGTTTAATGTCTGCGCTAGCATTGCAAAATAGCGGAACGCGCGAAGCCTATCCATAACTCGACCTTTGCATTATTGCCTTTTGGACATCAGTCATAGCTAAATTTGTGATATTATCAATAAGATCAAACAAATTTATGATCTTTTAAGCAATGATAGAAAGTAAGAGAAAACATGAAAGCAGCCGTTTTTCACGAATATGAGGGCCCGGTTGAAATCGCCGAGGTCGCCAAGCCCGAATTACAAGATTCAAGCGTCTTAGTGGAAGTATATGCTGCCAGTTTGAACCCGATCGACAACATTCTACGGGCTGGTTATTTGAAACAGATGTTAGAGCTCACGTTTCCGCATGTGAAGGGCTATGATGTGTCGGGTACGGTTGTTGAAATCGGAGAGAATGTCAAAAGCGTTAAAATTGGGGATGACGTATTTGCCCGCCCTAACCAAATGGATGCTGGTTCGGTTGCTGAGTTTGCGCGCATTCAAGAAGACGAACTAGCGATCAAGCCTTCTAACATGACCCATGAACAAGCGGCCTCTGTCCCTCTCGCTGGGTTGACCGCGTGGCAAGCGCTGGTCACCAAGGGTAAGATTAAAAAAGGCAGTAAAGTTTTGATCCATGCCGGTTCGGGCGGTGTTGGGACCCTTGCCATACAGATAGCTAAGCACTTCGGAGCTTTCGTTGCAACGACCACCAGTGGCAAAAATGCAGGTTTTGTCAAAGAGCTGGGTGCTGATTTGATCATCAATTATACGACCCAGAATTTTGAAGATGAGTTGTCTGATTACGATTTGGTTATCGACACTATTGGAGGTGAAACGCTCGCGCGCTCTTTTAAGGTGTTGAAAAAGGGTGGCACGATGGTTTCGGTTAAAAGCCAAGATAATGATAACCTCGCTGAAAAATACGGCGTCCACTTTGAATGGTTTTTTATGTCTCCGGATGGCAAGATACTTTCTGAGCTGGCTAAACTGATCAGCCAAGGCACCGTCAAAACCGTCATAGATAGCATCTTTCGGATGAATCAAGCCGCAGAAGCATTCGACAGGCTGGCAACCGGTCGTGCCAAAGGCAAGATCGTTATAGCCGTCAAGTAATCGCTGTTCTTACATTTAACTCACGTGGTGAATGCCAATTTGTGCTGACGAAATGCCGCGAAACAGAAAGCCTTAATCATGTTTAAAAGACTTCTGGGCATTGCGCCCAACCCGACCGAAGACGGCGCCTTTATGCCATCACGTCTTGCCCTGAAATTAGCGACCTCCTCCAAGACGGATTACGATGGCGGCGCATATCTCAAGCCCTACAAGGGTGGAAAGTCCCGCGTTCTGGTGGTGTTGACCGAAGAACGCAATATGACAATGGCGAAT includes:
- a CDS encoding NADP-dependent oxidoreductase, translating into MKAAVFHEYEGPVEIAEVAKPELQDSSVLVEVYAASLNPIDNILRAGYLKQMLELTFPHVKGYDVSGTVVEIGENVKSVKIGDDVFARPNQMDAGSVAEFARIQEDELAIKPSNMTHEQAASVPLAGLTAWQALVTKGKIKKGSKVLIHAGSGGVGTLAIQIAKHFGAFVATTTSGKNAGFVKELGADLIINYTTQNFEDELSDYDLVIDTIGGETLARSFKVLKKGGTMVSVKSQDNDNLAEKYGVHFEWFFMSPDGKILSELAKLISQGTVKTVIDSIFRMNQAAEAFDRLATGRAKGKIVIAVK
- a CDS encoding LysR family transcriptional regulator, with product MDRLRAFRYFAMLAQTLNFSETANHFGVPSSSVSRRIKDLEVDLGAALFIRTTRSVSLTELGKVYLSEIKTALQSIDLADEMVKAQSSAPTGNVRITAMPGYAELYVFPALQRLRRLYPEILFDLNITDQMLNLSNNDADIAIRAAAELPEQVVARRLGEHRFILVASPDYISEHGAPQSSDQLNQHPVVMYRTPHGVLKWQISKNETWKTIDLAPVFVSNHGPSLMENVIEGRGLALLPNWAVAAELADGRLQAIDLEDGPLSTSGDTKMAMYLLYHPPKFRLQKIKVTAEFLISELKRETLNF